The genome window CCTGGGTCATGGGCTACACCGACGACATGATCTCCTACATCCCCTCGCGCCGGGTCTGGGACGAAGGGGGTTACGAAGGAGGATCGAACCTCTTCGAATACGGCCGCCCGGCCCTTCGCTGGGCGGGGGACATCGAAGAGCGGATCGCCGCGACGGTCGAGAAACTGGTCGCTCAGGTCCGCGCGAAACAGTAGGCCCGCCGGGCCGGACGGCACAAAAACTCGAACGGCGGTCGGCTCCCGGTGGTCGTGTCCGTCGGCTGAGCCGGACGCGATTCCCGATTGCCGCCGCCGTTGTCAGAACAGTCCGGCCGGGTTGATCACCCGGCCGGCTTCACTTAGGGCTGGCTGGTCCGGTTACCGGCTGTAGCTGAACCCGAATCCCTTGCCGTAGAACGACACGCCCTGCTGCGGGTACGTCTGATAGACCGGATAGCTGGGAGCGACGTAGACCGGCTGGACCGGGGCGATGTAGGCCGGCTGGTAGCCGTAGCCATAGCCGGCGCCGTAGGGCCGCGGGCGGGGACCGTGGTGATGATGGCAGTCGTCAAAGCCGCGGCCGTAGCCGCCGCCATATCCCCCACCGTAGCCACCGCCGTATCCGCCATAGAACCCGCCGGCCTTGGCTTCCGTGGCGCCGAACAGTCCGAGTCCCAGAACCGCCACCGTCGAGATCATGAACGCCTTCATGGTTAAACCCTTTCACTCAGGAAGAGGAGAATCCTGCGCTCGTGACGTCGGGCTCTTCCCCGGTGTCCAGTTCCGTCGCAGTCGAGGAAGGAACTAAGGAAGTCCCGTGCCAAGCCCGGGGAGCGGCGTTTTCGGCCGATTTTGCCCGCAGATTCTGCCGATTCGCCCCAATTCGACACTCATTCTGATCCGGTTGTCGTCAGGTTGATGATGGAAACGGGTCCCTCGCGGAATCGGGGGCGGGATTCGATGATCCGGGTTTGTCGGCCCAGCGTTGTGACGTCAGGAAACAGGCACAAGACACTCTGGAAGGGCTTCATCATGTCGACCGCGTCAGGGGCTCCGAGTACGAACTACAGGGACATGCCGGACGAGAAGCAGGGGCAGCTGGAGCTGTTTCTGGTGATCTTCTTCTCCGTGATCTTCCCGCCGATCCTGCTGTTCGGGTTCTTTGTGGTGAATCCGCGGGAGGAGATTGTCGTCCTCCGGTTCGGGAAGTTCGTGACGACGCTGAAGACGCAGGGGATCCGGTGGATTCATCCGGTGGGTCGGGCGCTGCATCGGATCTCGACGCGGGACACGACGCATGAGATTCCTAAGACGACCGTCGTTGAGAAGAACGGGAACCCGATCGAGATCAGTGCCGTGGTTCTCTACCGCGTGGAGGACACCTATCGGGCGGCGCTGCATGTCGATGACTACAAGCGGTTCGTTCACGACCAGGCGGGGGCGGTGATCAAGCGGGTGAGTGCGCTGTTTCCGTATGAGTCGGTGGATGAGACGGTGCCGTGTCTCAAGAAGGAGAGTCCGGCGGTGACGGCGGAGTTCATCCGGGAGCTGCAGGAGGCGGTGAATCCGGCGGGGATTCAGGTTCTGGGGGTGCGGATGAACGACCTGACGTATGCGCCGGAGATTGCCCAGGCGATGTTGATGCGGCAGCAGGCGATGGCGCTGATTGATGCCCGGAAGACGATTGTGGAGGGGGCGGTTCACATTGTTCGTGATGCGGTCAGTCAGCTGCAGGCGGAGGGGTTGGAGCTCTCGACGGAGTCGCGGGAGCAGCTGGTGTCGAATCTGTTGGTGGTGATTTGTGGTGGCGAGCGTCCGCAGCCGGTGGTTCAGGTGCAGTCGAGCAAGCGCCAGGGCTAACTCACCGGGTCCAGGGGAACCCTGGTGAGGGGATGCAAGGGGGTCAAACCCCCTTGCCCGCCGGAGGCCTGGCCGTCGAGAGATGCCTGAAGGAGATTGTGTCCAAGCGCGGACACTGTGCCGTATGCCCCCACATCAAGCCGCTGGGATTCCAGGGCGAGCGGTGAGTCCTCAACGCCGGTCGCCTAAAGGGGACATCCGTTGTTTGCCACGGTTCCGCGATGGAAGAGGCCTCCGGCGGCAAGGGGGCGTGGCCCCCTTGACCCCAGGCTGCCGTAGAACATTGGGTTTGAGCTATGGGCGTCGCGCCGGCAGGAACGGTGTTTGGGTGGAAGCGCAATTGCGGTTTGATTCGAGAACCTGCCTCGGACAAGCTCCCCAAAACCACTAGACTACACCCGGCGCCCTGAACCTTTGCGATGGAGCGAAGCCCGCAGCGCCGGAAGGAACAATCATGCGCGTCCTGTTGGCAAGCCCCCGCGGCTTCTGCGCCGGGGTCAACATGGCCATCGAATGCCTCGAAGAATGCATCCGCATCTTCGGAACCAACATCTACGTCTACCACGAGATCGTTCACAACAAATACGTCGTCGACCGCTTCTCCTCCCAGGGGGTCAAGTTCGTCAACGAAGTCGATGAAGTCCCCGAAGGGGCCGTCCTCCTCTACTCCGCCCACGGCGTCTCGCCCGTCGTCCGCCAGGCCGCCCGCGCCCGCAAGCTCCGGACCGTCGACGCCACCTGCCCCCTCGTCACCAAGGTCCACCTCGAAGCGATCAAGTACGCCGAGGAGGGCTACAACATCCTCCTCATCGGCCACGAGGGGCACGACGAAGTCATCGGGACCATGGGCGAAGCCCCCGAGAGCATCACCCTGGTCGAAAGCCCCGAGGACGTCGACCGCCTGGAGTTCGCCCCGGGCGCCAAGCTCGCATACCTGACCCAGACCACGCTCAGCGTCGAAGAAGCGAGCGCCGTCATCACCCGCCTGGAACAGCGGTTCCCGCAGATCGAGCACCCTCCCAAGGAAGACATCTGCTACGCGACGACGAACCGCCAGTTCGCCGTCCGCTCGCTCATTCCCGACTGCGACGTGCTGCTCGTCCTGGGAAGCCAGAACAGCTCGAACAGTCGCCGGCTGATGGAGATCGGCCAGTCGCTTGGTAAATCGGCCCATCTCATTGATGGACGGCACGAGCTTCGTCCGGAGTGGTTCGACGGCGCGGAGAGGGTGCTCGTCACCGCCGGCGCGAGTGCTCCGCAGGTCGTCGTCGAGGAGTGCCTGGACTACCTCCGGGAGACGTTCGGTGCCGACGTTGTGGAAGAGGTGACTCGCGAGGAGCACGTCAATTTTCCGCTCCCGCGGGAGCTCCGTCAGATGGCCCGCGTTCAGCTGCAGTAGTGAACCGCGTCTTTGCCGGCGCAGCTCCCATAGCTCAAACCCATCGTGCGACGGCAGCCTGGGGTCAAGGGGCCAAAAAACAACACAGGCCCCCTTGCCGCCGGAGGCACTTCCATGAGGAACCGTGGTACACAACGGGCGTCCGTTTTGTGGCACCCGCGCTGAGGACTCACCGCTCGCGCTGAAATCCCCGCGGGTTGGTGAGGGGGCATACGGCACGATGTCCGCGTTTGGACACGACCTCCTTCAGACATCTCTCGACGGCCAGGCCTCCGGCGGGCAAGGGGCATTCTGCCCCCTGCACTCCCTGACCAGGGTGCCCCTGGACCCGATGAGGGCCAATGATTCTGAGTTGCGCTGCTCTACCTTCCGCCTTAAGCCTGAACCCCTTCCGCCTCCCTACAGGCCCCCTTGCATCCCCTACCAGGGGTGCCCCCTGGCCCCCGGTTGGTTTGCCAGGACTCAGCCTTCCATCTCCGCATGCTGCATCTGCCACGCAGCAACCACATGCAATAACTTCACGAATCCCGTCGCGGCGATAATCGCCAACCCCAACGCACTCGGCGAAAAGGCCAGCCACCACAGCAGCCCCAGCCCGAACATCGCCACGAACGCGTGACCCGCCATCCAGTCCGCAGCCTCCACCCGCCGCTGCATCCGGTCCAGCCCCCGTAGCAAAAACAGCAGGGACAGCCCCGTAACAACCACCAGGGTGATCCGCGTCGGAAGCTGCGGCAGCGACCGGCCCAGCTCCACCGGCTCCGACAGCGGCTCATAGAACTCCACCGGAATTCTCGCGTCCGACGCAACCATCGTCGTCATCAGGTCCGCCGTCGGCACGCCTCGCGCCGTCGTCCCGGGAGCCGCGGCGTTCACGGGCAGCGTCTGCTGAATCGCCTTCCACTCCCCGCGCAACTCCTCGAGCCGCCGACGGTCGGCATCCGTCCCCGCGCCGCCCGACGCGATCGCCTGCTGCAAGCCGCTCTCGCACTGCCGGATCGCCTCCAGCCCCGGGTCATCCAGCGACCAGGCCCGGTTCCGCTGCTGCTTCACCGTCTCCAGCAGATTCGAAAGATGCCGCAGCCCCCCCACCACCGATGAGACGGACGCTGCGCCGCGATCGAGACGCAGCCGGTCCCGCGGCGGAATCACCGCCAGCAGAACATTCTCATGCCCCTGCGGCCGTGGCACCTCGATCCCCGCTGTTCCCCGTTCCGACGGGGCGGTCCAGGCCAGCTCGATCTCCTCCTGCGAATCGGAGGGGTCGATCCGCAACAGCAGCGGCCCTCCTCCCGCTCCCGCAGCCTTGAGGTCGTCCGCCGGACGGCTGGAGGACTTGCGGCGGATCCCCGTCACCTGCACCCCGTCCGGAACGGTGACTCGCAGCGTCGCCGGACGGTCCGCGACCGCGACGATCCGGGTGATGCCCTGCGTCTCCTCAGCCCGCGGCCAGACGATCGCTTCGACAAGAGGCGTGGCCGCCGTCCCCGTCTCCGCCAGGTCGACGCGATGCTCCAGCGTCCAGCTGTCGGCCCGCCCCAGGTACACGTCGACGTCGGACAGATTGACTCCCGCGCGCCACGCTTCGGGCAGGCTCGCTCGCCGGAATCCGGACGCGGTCGTCGCGGTCCCGGCGGCGGGGACGAACGGGAACGATCGGGGCGCCATCAGGTGGCGGCGAACGACGCGCGCGGAATCGAACGTCGGCTCCGGGATCACCAATTCGCCAGACGGGTCGACCGTGACCACTCCGCCAAAGAGCAGATCGGCCGAGGAGGCCGATTGCGGCGAGGAGACGAGATTCAGCGTGAAGGGGACCGCCCCATCCTCGGCCGGCGTCCCGAGCATGAGCGCCGGTCCGGCGACCGAACCGGCCAGCGCCGCCGGGATCGTTCCCGACAGGACCTGCAGCGGCCCCTCCTGGGACGTGACGCGGCAGTGAATCCCGACCGCGACCTCCGTGTCCGACACGGACGCCAGCCGGACCCACGTCTCCGCCTGCGCCGCGTCGGGACCGGGACGGAGCCGGAAGCGGGCCTCGGGCTGCGCCATCAGGTCCACCAGGACCTGCGAACGCGTCGAGTCGACCGCGGGAAGCGGGACCGACTCGTCCGGTCGATCGAAGTCGGTCTCCAGGATCCAGCTCGACTCGTTGCGGATCGTCAGCTCGCTGCCGCGGGTCTCCCCGTCGAGGATCCCGAGCATCGGGACCGGAGACCAGTTCAGCCGGTCTCCCGACCACGTTCCGTCCATCCGGATCTGCAGGGGATCGGCCGTCTGGCTGCGGACAAAGAGCGTCAGGCGGTCGCCGTTCCGCACGGACCGGACCAGCCGCTCCGCGCCGTCCTGCTCCGCCGACACCAGGTTCACCGTCAGACGCGGGTCGATCCGGAACACATGCGAGAGAAGCGGGGTGCGGGACGGCTGGAGCTCCACCTGCGCGGACCACCGGGTCTGCGAGCGGTCGATGACGAGCCCCTGGCGGACCTGGACGGAGCGCGGGATGCGCGAAGGCTGAGCCTGCAGGGCGATCGGGCCCGGCGCGTTCTGGTCGAAACAGAGCTGCGGAGTCGGCCAGACCAGCTCATCCGGCTGGTTCCGCACGAACTCGGTGACGGGGACCGGAACGAGCGTCCCGTCGGTCCGCGGGATCGGCTCCAGGACCACCGTCCCCCGGTTCGACAGGCCGATCCGATGCCGGGCGAACGAGTGCCCCGGGACCGTCACCAGGGCCGGCAGGGCCGGGCCCGGCTCGGTCGCGTCGAACGGGAGTCGATACATGATGTCGACGTGCGGGTGCTCGGCCCCTCCGGCGGCCCCCCCGCCGACCCCGCTCGCGGGCCTCAGGAGAACCTCGACCTTCTGCGTTCCGGCGGCCGCGCCGGACGTGACGCGATAGTGTTCCAGCAGCGGGCCCGTGACCGATTCGACGAGCGCGCCGGCCGGCACTTCGACCGTCTGCGCCCGCCCATCCGGCCCGAGGGCGAAGTCGACGCGGGCCTGGACCAGGAGCGACAGGTCGTCGATCTCGACGAAGGTCTGCGCCGTCGTCTCCCGGCTGCCAGGGACGGATGTCTCGAGCGGCCGGACCACGGACAGCCGGCCGCTGCTCCCCAGCGCCGCGGTCCAGACTCCGGACTCGGAGTGCCGGACGGGGCCGAGCGAGCGGATCGTCGCCGGACCGCGGTCGGACTCCAGCGACCGGGACCGGAAGGTGAAGTCGGTTGCCCCGGCGCTCGGCACCAGGACCTCCATCCGGGTCCGGTCGAGTCCCTCGGTCCGCGGCAGGAAGTCGATCTGCAGCCGGTGCCGCCGCGGCTCGGCGTCCGAGCCGTCGAACGCGGGACCGGAGGTGGCCGCGCGGGGAGCGGAGGAGGAGGGAGCCGGGAGCGAAATCAGGATCGACTTCCCGTCGGCGGCGGGAAGCATCTGCACCGTCCGGCCGTCCACCTGGCATCCGGAGGCGGCATCGAGGGTCACGTTCTCGAACGGCAGGCGGACGACCGCCGCGGCGGCGGGGTCCAGCACCCGGACCGCGATCTCCGCTTTCCCGGAGAGCCGCCCCTGATCGTCCGAAACCGAGTAGTGCGCGGACTCCACGACATACGCCGGCGAGGCGTCCCGCTTTCGCCAGGCATTCCAGGCGTCGTACAGGGGGGTGTCGAGATAGACCGTCTCGAGCGGCTGCCCATCCTCGGTCGGCAACAGGACCGTCCCGACGATCTGCGGCGGATCGGACGCCTGGTCCTGAGCCGTCAGGGCCGAATGCCCCACAAACAGCGCCACGGCCCCGGTGATGACCGTCGAGACCCGCCGCGGGTCTCGACGCGAGACGAGCTGCCGCGGCTTCCAGAACTGGTCGCGGACGACGATCCCGCGGGGGACCAGATGGATCAGCGTCAGCCCGGCGGCGATCGCCCCCATCGGGATCCCGTACAGCGGCGGGAGGAACCAGGCGAGCGGAACGAGAAGGCACATCGAGAAGTACCCCGCCTGCCGGACGACGTACCACCGCGCGCGGCGGGCAAAGGCCCCTGTCAGCAGACAGCCGAGGAACAGGGTCCAGGCCAGCGTCCGCACCCGAGGGACGGAATAGCTCTGGATCTGGACCCGCGGGGGGACCGATCGCAGGAGGTGCAGCAGATCGTCGGGCCCGGCGGCGGGATCGTCCGCCGGCTCGGGAAACACCAGGTTCCGCCAGTCTCCCCGGCGGAACGGATTGAACACCGGTTCCCCGGGCGACCGCTCCAGCGGACCGAGGATCTGACTCCAGCGGATCCCCAGCGGCGGCTGCGGCGTGCTCTGCTGGGGAAGGTCGGTCCCCAGGAGCGCCCGGGAACCATTCAGTTCGACGCGCCACAGCATCGGCCCGGAAAAGCCCGCCAGCTGCGGGAACGAAATTGACTCCGACGTCAGAAGCCATCCCTCGGAGGAGCGGGTCCGGTAGTCGAAGCGGATCCACCGGGAGCGCCGCTGCGGATCGCCGAAGACGAGGCGTCCTTCGCTGAACGCAAAGGCGACATCCCCGTGCTCATCCTGGATCGAGACGGGGCGGACGTCGGCGGGGAGCGTGAACTGCAGCTCCGCCAGACGGGTCTCGCCCGACAACCGATACTCGGCGGTATGCAGATGGTCCATCGCTCCAGGCGCGCCCAGAGTGGTGACGATCGAGGCGACGGAGACGTCCGGGCCGCCGGCGGCGGGGACCGCCGGATCGGTTGGACGCGGCGGGACGAACGGCGGGGCCGGAGACGCCGGGGGAGCGGCGGCGGGGAGCGGCTCGGAACCGGCGGGGACCGTCGGCACGAGCGTCAGGTTGAGGGGACCCCGCTGGCCGTCCGCCAGCAGAAAGACCGCCTTGTCGAACAGCATCTCCTTGGAGAACGTCCCCCCCAGCTGAAAGAACTCCGCCGGCAGGTCGCCCGTCACCCCTTTCCGCCACGGCGCATTGGCCGCCGGACGGACCTCGTACTGGGGCGGGGCCCAGACCGCCGCAAAGGCGGTCACCTCCCGCGCATCGTCCGGGACCAGGACCGGCAGCGACGCTTCCCGTCCCCCGAGCGGCTGTCCGCGAAGTTCCAGGACGATCCGCTTCGGAGCCTGCGGCGTCAGCCCGCGGCGGAACTCGATCGACAGGAACCCCTGGTTCCCCTTCCGTTCGAAATTCCATTGGGCCAGCGAAGAATCGGGAGCGTCGTCGACCGGGACCACCCGGACCACTTCCCAGGGCTCCGGAATCGGGATGTCGTTGAGTCGATAGGCCTCCCCCGCCTGCGACTCCAGGCTCCAGACGGTCCAGAGCGCGGGGCTGTCAGTCCGGAAGTCGGCCAGAGTCCAGAGCTCGGCCGCCAGGCGGACTTTTGGTTCGGAGACGGCGATCGAAAGCCGGGCATCGCGGGCGGTGGCATCGAAGACGTAGGTCTCGCGGTTGCCCTCCGTTGAGACATCCGCCTGCTCGAGGCCCACCGTCGCCAGCGACTGAAGCTCGAGCGGGCGGTCGACGTGCAGCGTCAGCCGCCGCCGCAGGGCCCGGGCGGCGGGATAGGAGACGTCCTGAAGCAGGACCGACTTCCCGGCGGGCCAGCGGACGGTCTGGGCTCCCCGGAACCGGAGCGTGGTCCGCGCGTCGCGGGGCCAGTCGTTCACTTCGACCATCAGGCGGTCGACCTTCTCGCCCCGTTCGCGGCGGAAGGCGAGGGGCGTCTCACCGTAGGTCACGGAGCTGATCTGGAGGTCCCGCGGGACGGCGAACTCCAGCCGCGGTCCCGGGATCCGGCCCAGGATCGAGAGGTCGGTCGTCGTCTCGGTGCCGGTGCGGGTCACGGTCAGGACGGTGGCGGACTCCCAGGCGGAATTCGACGGATCCGTCTCTTCGCCGGCTGACCGCTTCAACGTCAGCTTCGCCCGCGGCCGATGCCCCAGGTCGAGGACCCACGTGCGCTCGGCCGCCCCCGTCGACGCTCCCTCCGGGCGGACCGGGTGATCGGACTCGACGCTCCAGAGGGACGGCAGCTTGAGGCGGAGGGTGGAGGCGAGCGCCGGAAGCCCCACGAGATCGCATTCGAGGGAGTCGAACACCATCCGTCCGCGGAGCGACCACTGTCCCGTGAGCGGCGCGGAGCGGGAGGGGGCAAAGACAACGAGCCGGTCGTCGGAGGCGACGCCCCACGTCGCCGGAATCGGGGCAGGGGATCCCCATTGGAGCCCGGCCAGCGCAACCCCCGTTCCCGTCAGGTCGAGCAGGTTCGTCCCCGTGGCCCCGGTACCGGGCAAGTCCCCCTCCGGGACGAGGACCTTCGCCTCGAAGGTTCCGACCAGCGCGTCCTGGACCAGGGAGGCTTCATAGGTGATCGATTCGATGAGCGGAACCGGGTTGGGGGCCGCATCGGCGGGCCGCTTCAGGCTCCGGCGGAAAGCCTCAAAGCTCGCCCGCGGAACCGGATGCCAGGGTCCCGCCGGCCACAGGCCGGGCTGGGAGGCCGGAACCTCGATCTCCTGAACCACCGGGCGGCTTTCCTGGGCCACTACAGTCGAGGCGATCAGCCCGCTTGCGAAGAGAACGCAAACCAGCCGGACGACGAATCGCAAGATGACACACGATCGAACCGGTGGAAGACGCTGCGGCCTTGACCGGATCGCGAAGCGCGAGATCGGACGGCCAGTCATCGCCAACGTCATAAAGAATCGCCTGAACTGTCGGTGATGCTGAATTCTCTGAACTCTCCTGAACAAAGGGAAGGGGCGACAACGCCATTCCAACAGAAACAACCCTGGCGAGCCCTGGCTGCCGTCGGATGAATCACCGAGCCCCAAGCTTGCGCGAGGGTGTCGAATCGAAAGGCCGTATCCCCCTCCTTCAGAACACCGCGTCCGCACCGCCATTCCAGCTCAGCCGGCATCGCCGCCCCAGACGGCATACCCAACGAGGAGCTCCGGTCAGCCATGACACGGAGGGCGATGGGAGTTCCCGGCCTCCCTGCAACCAGGAACGTCCGGCAGCTTCGTCCGTGCAAGACCGCCCCATGACGGTTGCGAGAGGCCTCGCCTCGTCAGACTTCGGCGAACGACATTGGCTCGGAGATCGCCGAATGAGGAATTCGCTCGCTGTTGAACCGCGTAAAATCAATGTATCTCTTGAACTTCAGATACTCGTAGTAGTCGTTGTCTTGCCGCGCGCGGCGCAACACCTGCACAGACGACCACAAGCTCTTTTGCCCCCACACATACCGATTAACCTGAATGATTTCAGGGTCCAGAGAATCGAGGTCCTTGTACCCCGCAATGACGCCCGCGCATGGCAGAAACGGGTACTCAAAGTAGCTGAACTCAATCCCTGCGTTGCTGCTAGCGATCGTTTGCAGGTTCGTCATAGATTCTTTGCGCAGCTTGACCATGTCTCGATTTCGCAGTTTGTCAGGAATATCGCTGGTCTTAGTCTGTGCCAAATCAATATCCTGCAACTTCCGCATACTCTCCAGATTGGTCTCCGAGCAGAAATAAACCTCGACCTTGCTGACCGCCGGCAACTGAAACCCGGACCTGGCCACGGCGAAGTGCCGGCTAAACCGCTCATTAATTGCCCCAATGATCACAATTCGCTGGCACGGCACATAGGACTTGTCTGAGAGCAGCTGCCCTAAAGTCTCCTCCATTTGCTTCGGATCACGGATCTCATGGACAACCTTCAGGCTCGGCTCCTCCTCCAACCCTCCGATAACGAGCGTCTTCCTGACCGGCTGGCCATCAGGGTCAGGGATGGCTACAGTGACCGACAAAACGATATTGCAGATTTTCAACTGATAGTCATGCTTGACGGTGTAAATCCCGTCAATCGACGAGACGTTCACTTTGTAATCCGCATCCGCGTTGATCCGCGGCACGCGATCGAGCCCCTTCTGGACCGTCGGGATTAGCGCACTGAGGCCTCGGCGAGCATTGTAGTCTTTTACCTCCGATGCCAGCTTTTCCAGAATGGACGGTGAGGACAGATAGCTCTGATGAAAGTCCATGGAACAGAGAATGTGGCCGTCTGGGCCCCCGATATCCATAATTCGCTGGGCCTGATTAATCGCGTGACCGCAGAAGTTGGAGTTGCCGTTGATATCTTCGATTACGGTCAATTCCCCGGAATGCAGACCGATTCGCAGCGTCACGCCGCTATGCCTTGCCCACTCGGTGAGATAAAATGACAGCAACAACAGAACATGCCCCGTGTCCAGATTGGGCCGTGGAGTCTTTTCCAGACAGACGACCATCCCATCACCCGTGGGCATGGCCGCCACAATCAAGTCTCGCCCGCGGTGTTCCGACAGTCGCTGCTCCCGAAACTCGGGGACCAGGAATCTGGCGCACCTTTCGTTGATGTCTTGCGAGAGCGCCTGCTGCTCCTTATTCGTTTTCTTGGAATAGCTGACGATATCCACAAAGATGATAGCGGCCATTTTTTGAGTGCCTGAATCCCAGGTTGTTTGTTATGGCAGGAGCGGTGGGCCCGACCCCAAGAGCAGGGGTGAAGTGATTGGGAACCTATTCGCTTAAAGATCCCCTGTCAACCAGACGCGGTTTCCTGGAATGACCGACGTGCGCTGGGCCAGTGACGACTTGCCGAACAAGGCGAAAACGCCCGACCGCAGGAACAAGGGGAGGCGGGCCAGCTCAGCCCCTCGCTCGACCACGGTCGGGCGCCGGTATTCTCGGCTGAGGCTGGCCGCCCGCAAGGGTGCCCAGATTATTAAGAATTCGTGAGATCGTGGACCAGGCCAAACAGAGGACCCGCGAAAGCCGCTCGCCCAGAATGAAAACGGGAGAAGAACAGCGGGATTCCGCGAGGGCGCTTTCGGTCGATGGGCGGAGCCCTCTCGACCGCCCAAATAAAGAAAGCCCGGAGGAGAGAAGCCCGCAGCCTCCCCGCCGGGCAATCTGGCCTGCGGTGTTTGACGATCGTCAATCGCCGGCTTCTTCACATGACCTGAAGGGGTCATTCCGGCCGATTCGCGCGAGTTTTTTCGACCGCAGGCCCCCATTTGAGGTCCGGGTAATCCCGGATGTCGAAAGTCCGGTTTGGAAACCACTCGCCCGGAAAGAATTTGACCGGAATCTGACGTCACGCCGCAGCGGGTGACCTAGGGTTGCGATGGTACGTTTTGACGTCACTCCATTTTCAGTCCATTGAGACGGATATCTCCATCCAACCACCCTGTGCGGTGCCCGAGACAGGGGTTAGATGGCTGGGCCGTTTCTCCGTCCGATCGATGGGCCCCGTCCGGTCACGGCACGGGGGACGCCGACGGCCGGAACCCCATTGCCTGACCAGGGGGAGCCAACCATGGTCATCTATCGCGGCGATCTGCCGCACCTGAAGCGCCCGCAAGGGGCGCACACCGAACGGAGTTTGCCGCCCGTGTCACGGGGGGTGGACTCCGCGGAGGACTGCTCCAACCCAGTCCCGGCCCCGCTCACGCGAAGGCTCCGGGACAAGGCGCCGGAGAATGGGACGACGCCGACCAGGCGTCCCACCGGGATGGACCTGTGAGAGACCTCGAGCGACCACGCTCCCGCGGGGCCGCGCCTCCGGTTGATCGAACCCCCCGTTGTCACGCCGGTTCACCCGGCAGCGCTCCGACCGCCTCACGGCCCGCCGGCTGTCGTCGGGGAGCGACGTCCGCCGCCGTCCGTTGAGGATTCGCCAACCCAGACCCTCGACGGACTCCGACTCCGGAACCGTTGTGTTCCCGGAGTCCCTCGCACCGCCCCCCGCCCCGTCGCTCAGTCCTGTCTCCGGGGCTGTGACGGCGCGATCGCGACCCTGTTGATTTTCAGAGTCACTTTCCATGCCACATGACGCGGATGAAAGCAGCCAGTCGTCAGGACCGGGAGGGAGCGCCCTCCTCCCGAAGAGCGACTTCACTCAGGAGACCTTCCGCCTGCCGCGGCGGGACTTCGCCGGCCTCGGGTCTGAAGAGTTCAATGAGCTGCTCGAGCTCGGCGCGCGAGACATGGCCTCCAAGCAGGAGCGGGACTTCATCCTGGCCGCGCTGCTGATCCGCGGGAAGCATCTCGGCGAGCGGGTCCTCCGCAAGGTCCTGAAAGGGTGGACCCCCTTTGGCGAAATCCCCCTGCGGGACTACCTCCTGAAAAGGGAGGCGGTCTCGGAGGAGATCGTGACGCAGGTCGAACAGGAAGGGCGGGAGTTCCTCAAGTCCCTCATCGGCCGGGCCTCCTGGTCGACCCTCGGCCCGCCGGCCCGCCGGACATCCGACCTGCTGGAGCGGATCGACCCCTCCGGACGCGTGGCCAAGCTGCTGGGCTTCTCGCAGATCCGCAAGGGGGTCACCGGCACGGAGGTCCGCAGCTATCGCCAGCAGTTCCGCCTGCTGCGCAAACTCGGACAGGGGGGACTGGGGACCGTCTGGCTGGCGCTCGACATGAGCCTCAACCGCTACGTCGCGCTCAAGGAGATCCTGGGGA of Planctomyces sp. SH-PL14 contains these proteins:
- a CDS encoding SPFH domain-containing protein; this encodes MSTASGAPSTNYRDMPDEKQGQLELFLVIFFSVIFPPILLFGFFVVNPREEIVVLRFGKFVTTLKTQGIRWIHPVGRALHRISTRDTTHEIPKTTVVEKNGNPIEISAVVLYRVEDTYRAALHVDDYKRFVHDQAGAVIKRVSALFPYESVDETVPCLKKESPAVTAEFIRELQEAVNPAGIQVLGVRMNDLTYAPEIAQAMLMRQQAMALIDARKTIVEGAVHIVRDAVSQLQAEGLELSTESREQLVSNLLVVICGGERPQPVVQVQSSKRQG
- the ispH gene encoding 4-hydroxy-3-methylbut-2-enyl diphosphate reductase; this translates as MRVLLASPRGFCAGVNMAIECLEECIRIFGTNIYVYHEIVHNKYVVDRFSSQGVKFVNEVDEVPEGAVLLYSAHGVSPVVRQAARARKLRTVDATCPLVTKVHLEAIKYAEEGYNILLIGHEGHDEVIGTMGEAPESITLVESPEDVDRLEFAPGAKLAYLTQTTLSVEEASAVITRLEQRFPQIEHPPKEDICYATTNRQFAVRSLIPDCDVLLVLGSQNSSNSRRLMEIGQSLGKSAHLIDGRHELRPEWFDGAERVLVTAGASAPQVVVEECLDYLRETFGADVVEEVTREEHVNFPLPRELRQMARVQLQ